A window of Vulpes lagopus strain Blue_001 chromosome 21, ASM1834538v1, whole genome shotgun sequence contains these coding sequences:
- the LOC121479675 gene encoding ferritin light chain produces MSSQIRQNYSTEVEAAVNRLVNMHLRASYTYLSLGFYFDRDDVALEGVGHFFRELAEEKREGAERFLKMQNQRGGRALFQDVQKPSQDEWGKTLDAMEAALLLEKSLNQALLDLHALGSARADPHLCDFLENHFLDEEVKLIKKMGDHLTNLRRLATPQAGLGEYLFERLTLKHD; encoded by the coding sequence ATGAGCTCCCAGATTCGTCAGAATTATTCTACCGAGGTGGAGGCCGCCGTCAACCGCCTGGTCAACATGCACCTGCGGGCCTCCTACACCTACCTCTCTCTGGGCTTCTATTTCGACCGTGACGATGTGGCTCTGGAGGGTGTGGGCCACTTCTTCCGCGAGTTGGCTGAGGAGAAGCGCGAGGGCGCCGAGCGTTTCTTGAAGATGCAGAACCAGCGCGGCGGCCGCGCCCTCTTCCAGGACGTGCAGAAACCGTCCCAAGATGAGTGGGGGAAGACCCTGGACGCCATGGAAGCCGCCCTGCTTCTGGAGAAGAGCCTGAACCAGGCCCTTCTGGATCTGCATGCCCTGGGTTCTGCTCGCGCGGATCCtcatctctgtgacttcctgGAGAACCACTTCCTAGATGAGGAGGTAAAACTCATCAAGAAGATGGGCGACCACCTGACTAACCTCCGCAGGCTGGCCaccccccaggctgggctgggcgagTATCTTTTCGAAAGGCTCACTCTCAAGCACGACTAG